The following proteins are co-located in the Gigantopelta aegis isolate Gae_Host chromosome 5, Gae_host_genome, whole genome shotgun sequence genome:
- the LOC121373147 gene encoding uncharacterized protein LOC121373147 produces MRGEKEGMQELTLRLPIRTLDCPDSKDQKLIGKDFLSVQSCEASQIDDNIPSSSHSNMDSVEEKAQSTSSNNIQQLTKACVSLIGKDFLSVQSCEASQIDDNMDSVEEKDQSTSSNNIQQLTKVCVSECLSEQSCKASQISDNIPSSSHDSGGEDRSYFTTGIQQLTTAHVSKLKNPALSLDAESYEDARFVTSQSSGVRSSLTKIEILELFDL; encoded by the exons ATGAGGGGGGAAAAag AGGGCATGCAGGAGCTCACATTGAGGTTGCCCATTAGAACACTGGATTGCCCCGATTCCAAAGACCAAAAG ttgatTGGAAAAGATTTTCTGTCAGTGCAGAGTTGCGAGGCCTCACAGATCGATGACAACATACCTAGCTCCAGCCATAGCAACATGGACAGTGTGGAGGAAAAAGCACAGAGTACTTCTTCTAATAACATCCAACAGCTCACCAAAGCTTGTGTATCG ttgatTGGAAAGGATTTTCTGTCGGTGCAGAGTTGCGAGGCCTCACAGATCGATGACAACATGGACAGTGTAGAGGAAAAAGACCAGAGTACTTCTTCTAATAACATCCAACAGCTCACCAAAGTTTGTGTATCG GAGTGCTTGTCAGAGCAGAGTTGCAAGGCCTCACAGATCAGTGACAACATACCAAGCTCCAGCCATGACAGTGGGGGAGAGGACAGGAGCTATTTTACCACTGGCATCCAGCAGCTCACCACAGCCCATGTATCC AAGCTGAAAAACCCGGCCTTGTCCTTAGATGCAGAAAGTTATGAAGATGCTAGATTTGTAACATCTCAGTCCAGTGGGGTTAGGTCCAGTCTCACAAAAATAGAAATCTTGGAACTGTTTGATTTGTAA